In the Numida meleagris isolate 19003 breed g44 Domestic line chromosome 5, NumMel1.0, whole genome shotgun sequence genome, one interval contains:
- the GYPC gene encoding glycophorin-C isoform X2, whose product MSYQNNTTSQPHGDIENSSAGADVAVIGGVIAAVVFVLICLLVVMVRYMYRHKGTYHTNEAKGTEFAESADAALKNDPALQEAVDESKKEYFI is encoded by the exons ATGAGTTACCAAAACAATACGACATCTCAACCAC ATGGAGACATAGAGAATTCCTCAGCTGGAGCAGATGTGGCTGTTATTGGAG GTGTGATAGCTGCAGTGGTATTTGTCCTCATTTGCCTGCTGGTTGTGATGGTCCGGTACATGTACAGGCATAAGGGCACCTACCACACCAATGAGGCCAAAGGAACTGAGTTTGCTGAAAGCGCTgatgctgctttgaaaaatgaCCCTGCTCTCCAGGAAGCTGTGGATGAGAgtaaaaaggaatatttcatcTGA
- the GYPC gene encoding glycophorin-C isoform X1, whose protein sequence is MSYQNNTTSQPHGDIENSSAGADVAVIGGRKLAVLSRTIRIKTAGVIAAVVFVLICLLVVMVRYMYRHKGTYHTNEAKGTEFAESADAALKNDPALQEAVDESKKEYFI, encoded by the exons ATGAGTTACCAAAACAATACGACATCTCAACCAC ATGGAGACATAGAGAATTCCTCAGCTGGAGCAGATGTGGCTGTTATTGGAGGTAGGAAGCTGGCTGTACTTAGCAGAACCATTAGAATTAAAACAGCAG GTGTGATAGCTGCAGTGGTATTTGTCCTCATTTGCCTGCTGGTTGTGATGGTCCGGTACATGTACAGGCATAAGGGCACCTACCACACCAATGAGGCCAAAGGAACTGAGTTTGCTGAAAGCGCTgatgctgctttgaaaaatgaCCCTGCTCTCCAGGAAGCTGTGGATGAGAgtaaaaaggaatatttcatcTGA